A single Opisthocomus hoazin isolate bOpiHoa1 chromosome 1, bOpiHoa1.hap1, whole genome shotgun sequence DNA region contains:
- the GJA3 gene encoding gap junction alpha-3 protein — MGDWSFLGRLLENAQEHSTVIGKVWLTVLFIFRILVLGAAAEEVWGDEQSDFTCNTQQPGCENVCYDKAFPISHIRFWVLQIIFVSTPTLIYLGHVLHIVRMEEKRKEKEELKKKGSVKDSNYPGAAASASGGGGGSSNVKDPLGKRGKEKLPIRDERGRIRIGGALLRTYVFNIVFKTLFEVGFIVGQYFLYGFELKPVYQCSRAPCPHTVDCFISRPTEKTIFIIFMLVVASVSLLLNMLEMYHLGWKKLKQGMTSRYSLEMPVATMTPVMVTGEAKPVAVPPPASPVVVTTAAPPPVLPDTRAVTPLLAPVSMAPCYAAAAPRPQPPSNTASMAGYPVAPPVPEERHRAVTPTPISTPITIPSPIPTPTPAIINYFNSNSHALVAEQNWVNMAAEQQGKAPSSSAESSTPSSVRHPLPSQEEPLELLPPPAGLPLAAANSSSSTSVSGASGTKWDVEGEEELSEERPGSAACTTVEMHEPPLLADTRRLSRASKSSSCRARSDDLAV; from the coding sequence ATGGGTGACTGGAGCTTTCTGGGGAGACTGTTAGAGAATGCGCAGGAGCACTCCACGGTTATTGGCAAGGTTTGGCTGACGGTACTGTTTATCTTCAGGATActggtgctgggggctgctgctgagGAGGTCTGGGGAGACGAGCAGTCAGACTTTACATGCAACACTCAGCAACCTGGTTGCGAAAATGTTTGCTATGACAAAGCCTTCCCCATTTCTCACATCCGCTTCTGGGTGCTGCAGATCATTTTTGTCTCCACTCCAACTCTCATCTACTTGGGCCATGTGCTGCACATCGTACGCatggaggagaagaggaaagagaaagaagagctgaaaaagAAGGGAAGCGTCAAAGACAGCAACTACCCAGGTGCAGCAGCGTCTGccagtggtggtggaggaggCAGCAGTAACGTCAAGGATCCTCTTGGcaaaagagggaaggagaagctcccAATCCGTGATGAACGTGGGAGAATCCGTATTGGGGGTGCCCTGCTCCGTACCTATGTCTTCAACATCGTTTTCAAGACACTGTTTGAGGTGGGCTTCATTGTGGGCCAGTACTTCCTATATGGCTTTGAGCTAAAGCCGGTCTACCAGTGCAGCCGCGCACCTTGCCCACACACTGTGGACTGCTTCATCTCAAGGCCCACTGAAAAGAccatcttcatcatcttcatgttgGTGGTGGCCTCTGTCTCCCTGCTGCTGAACATGCTTGAGATGTATCACTTGGGGTGGAAGAAGCTTAAGCAGGGCATGACAAGCCGGTACAGCCTTGAGATGCCTGTTGCAACAATGACACCAGTCATGGTAACAGGAGAGGCCAAACCTGTTGCCGTGCCACCACCAGCATCACCTGTGGTGGTAACGACTGCCGCGCCACCCCCTGTTCTGCCTGACACCCGTGCTGTCACACCACTGCTGGCCCCGGTGAGCATGGCACCATGCTATGCTGCAGCTGCTCCAAGGCCACAGCCCCCCTCCAACACGGCCTCCATGGCCGGCTACCCTGTTGCTCCACCAGTTCCTGAGGAGAGGCACCGTGCTGTGACTCCCACGCCCATCTCCACCCCCATCACCATCCCGAGCCCCATCCCCACGCCCACACCAGCCATCATCAACTACTTCAACAGCAACAGCCATGCCCTGGTGGCTGAGCAGAACTGGGTCAACATGGCAGCAGAGCAACAGGGGAAGGCGCCCTCCAGCTCGGCGGAGTCCTCCACCCCCAGCAGCGTCCGGCATCCCCTTCCCTCGCAGGAAGAGCCACTGGAGCTACTCCCACCACCGGCTGGGCTGCCCCTTGCtgcagccaacagcagcagcagcaccagcgtCAGCGGGGCGAGCGGCACCAAGTGGGATGTGGAGGGCGAGGAGGAGCTGTCAGAGGAACGGCCTGGCTCGGCTGCCTGCACCACCGTGGAGATGCATGAGCCACCGCTGCTCGCAGACACACGGCGCTTGAGCAGGGCCAGTAAGTCgagcagctgcagagccaggtCAGATGACCTGGCCGTGTAA